GGCGCCGGCACGAAGGCTTCGGATGCAGAAGGGGCAGACGGCTGAAAAACCGTTTCCTTCAGGACCGCAGGCTTGACGATCGCCTGCTCCAGAGCGGCACGCTCGGCCCCGGCCCGCTCAAGGATCAGCGACTCTTCCCGCTCCCGGGCGGCCTGAACCCGCAGCCTGTCCAGATCAGCCTGTTCCCGTGCAGCCGCCTCACCCGCCATCCGGTCGGCTTCGGCCTTTTTGGCCGCCGCGGCTTCGGCTCGTTCACGGGCGGCCATTTCCCGCAGACGCTCCAGCTCCGCCTGTTCACGGGCGGCCTGCTCCCGGGCCCGCCTTTCGGCTTCGGCCTTTTGCGCCTCCAGAGCTTCGGCCCGTTCGCGGGCGGCCGCGGCGCGCAGCCGCTCCAGCTCCTGCCGTTCCCTGACCTGCTGCTCCAGGGCATGAGCGGCCCGTTCGGCCTCTTCCTGTTTGGCCTTCAGGGCTTCGGCCTGCTCCCGGGCCGCCATGGCGCGCAATTTCTCCAGGTCCGCCTGTTCCGCTTCCGCTTCGTTCCGAACGGTTGCGGCGGCATAGGTGGTCGGTTCCTCACGGACGGCGGGCGCCGGTTGCGAAGGCGCAGTCTCCGCCCCCGCGCCCATGGCGGCCCGTCGCGCCTCCTCGAGACGGCGCACGGCCTCCTGGGTCTGCTGCCGGGCGGCCTCGGACTTCTGCCGGGCCTCCTTCAGCTTGGGGGAGTCCTGCTCTTTTCCGGCCTGCTCCAGAGCCAGCCGCTCCGCTTCGGCCTGCTGCGCCGCACGCCGCGCCTTTTCCAGGCGGCGCATGGCATCGAGAGCTTCCCGCTTGGTCGCGGCAGCCCTCTCCTCGACAGACTGAACCTCTTTCTTCCGGGATTTGCCCTGATCGGGAACAGGAGCATAGTTGCCGTCATGGGGATCGTTCCACAAAGACCAGGCCCCGACCGGCACCGGCACCATCCAAACCCCCGTCAACACCGCCGCTAGCAGGATGAGACCAAGGAAAATTCGCATAACAAACTCCTGAATTCAGTTGCTAGTCGCTAGTTGCTGGTTGCTAGTAGTTGCCAGCCCCTGACCCCTAGCCGCTAACCGCCGCCTTTAACGCCTTCTCCGCCTCTTCCCGGCCAATGAAGGGTTCGTTGCCAGCCAGGGATTTTTCCAGA
This sequence is a window from Syntrophotaleaceae bacterium. Protein-coding genes within it:
- a CDS encoding polysaccharide biosynthesis/export family protein; the encoded protein is MRIFLGLILLAAVLTGVWMVPVPVGAWSLWNDPHDGNYAPVPDQGKSRKKEVQSVEERAAATKREALDAMRRLEKARRAAQQAEAERLALEQAGKEQDSPKLKEARQKSEAARQQTQEAVRRLEEARRAAMGAGAETAPSQPAPAVREEPTTYAAATVRNEAEAEQADLEKLRAMAAREQAEALKAKQEEAERAAHALEQQVRERQELERLRAAAARERAEALEAQKAEAERRAREQAAREQAELERLREMAARERAEAAAAKKAEADRMAGEAAAREQADLDRLRVQAAREREESLILERAGAERAALEQAIVKPAVLKETVFQPSAPSASEAFVPAPSPSAENAAPGDYLLGPGDVVDVSVWKDEALSRTVVISPDGMISLPLVGEVKAAGQRLHELKTDLESRLSPYVPDPVISLDVKQANSMQIYIIGKVNSPGRFLITSNINVLQALAMAGGLNPFADKDDIRIMRELGNGKTRTFDFDYKKVMRGDNLDQNIRLQRGDVIVVP